A stretch of Pseudoliparis swirei isolate HS2019 ecotype Mariana Trench chromosome 14, NWPU_hadal_v1, whole genome shotgun sequence DNA encodes these proteins:
- the harbi1 gene encoding putative nuclease HARBI1 has translation MAIPIAILDCDLLLHGRGHKTLDRFDLASVPDTVLLSQFGFPREFILYLVELLREALCRRTQRSRAISPEVQVLAALGFYTSGSFQTSMGDTIGISQASMSRCVSHVTRALVEKAPQFITFNRDPSSTEQFQRVAGFPGVLGVLDCVQVTIKAPNSEDSMYVNKKGFHSVGCLLACDARGLLLSAETHWPGGLRDTDVFERSALLKQLQDTEEGWLLGDRRYPLRKWLMTPVDCPESPAEFQYNLAHAATHEIVDRTFRAIQTRFRCLDGTKGYLQYSPERSSAILLACCVLHNASLQSGLDAWTLERTDPLEQPESLEQRPEDRDSLAEDLRKQLILKHFS, from the exons CGATCCCCATCGCCATATTGGACTGTGATCTACTCCTACATGGTCGAGGCCACAAGACCCTGGACCGCTTCGACCTGGCCTCGGTCCCAGACACTGTCCTCCTCTCGCAGTTTGGCTTCCCCCGAGAGTTCATTCTGTATCTGGTTGAATTACTCAGAGAG GCCCTCTGTAGACGCACACAGCGGTCCAGAGCCATCAGTCCGGAGGTCCAGGTGTTGGCTGCCTTGGGCTTCTACACATCTGGCTCGTTCCAGACATCTATGGGCGATACCATCGGGATCAGCCAGGCGTCGATGTCCAGATGCGTGTCTCACGTGACCAGAGCCCTGGTGGAGAAAGCTCCCCAGTTCATCACGTTCAACAG AGATCCCTCCAGCACGGAGCAGTTTCAGAGGGTGGCAGGATTCCCAGGAGTACTGGGGGTGCTGGACTGTGTTCAG GTCACCATCAAAGCTCCCAACAGCGAAGACTCGATGTACGTGAACAAGAAGGGTTTCCACTCCGTGGGCTGTCTGCTGGCGTGCGACGCCAGAGGGTTGTTGCTGAGCGCTGAGACACACTGGCCAGGAGGCCTCAGAGACACGGACGTTTTCGAAAGATCTGCTCTCCTCAAGCAGctgcaggacacagaggagggcTGGCTGCTGG GGGACCGTCGTTACCCTCTCAGGAAGTGGTTGATGACCCCGGTCGACTGCCCGGAGTCCCCTGCGGAGTTTCAGTATAACCTGGCACACGCGGCGACACACGAGATAGTGGACAGAACCTTCAGAGCCATCCAGACCAGATTCAGATGTTTGGACGGCACCAAAGGATACCTACAG TATTCTCCAGAGAGGAGTTCGGCCATCCTGCTGGCCTGCTGCGTCCTCCACAACGCCTCCCTGCAGTCCGGATTAGACGCCTGGACCCTGGAGAGAACCGACCCCCTGGAGCAGCCCGAGAGCCTCGaacagagaccagaggaccgcgACAGCCTGGCAGAGGACCTCCGAAAACAGCTGATACTCAAACACTTCAGCTGA
- the zgc:110699 gene encoding ras-related and estrogen-regulated growth inhibitor has translation MVPVKLLILGAQNTGKTALCVRFITKRFIGEYDHKKEVTYRCSRALDQEAVDLEILDMACKEGSAASLESSIRWADGFLLLYSITQRLGFLDVPRLKKLIEQTKQSLVVPTVLVANKADLEIGREVTTEEGQRLAKDLRCGFRELSVAEAVSAVEAAVFQLIRLVWDQQRPLPDRRSYMLSVRHALTRKLTRSKTMQW, from the exons ATGGTTCCAGTGAAACTTCTCATTCTGGGAGCTCAGAACACTGGAAAAACAG cTCTGTGCGTTCGTTTCATAACCAAGCGCTTCATCGGCGAATACGACCATAAGAAGG AGGTGACCTACAGGTGCAGCCGGGCGCTGGACCAGGAAGCTGTCGATCTGGAGATTTTGGATATGGCCTGTAAG GAGGGCTCTGCGGCGTCCCTGGAGTCGTCCATCCGCTGGGCGGACGGCTTCCTGCTGCTCTACTCCATCACGCAGCGCCTCGGCTTCCTGGACGTCCCTCGGCTCAAGAAGCTCATCGAGCAAACCAAGCAGAGTCTGG ttgtcCCCACAGTGCTGGTAGCCAACAAGGCGGACCTGGAGATCGGCAGGGAGGTGACAACAGAGGAAGGACAGAGACTGGCCAAGGATCTACG gtgcgggTTCAGGGAGCTGTCGGTGGCAGAAGCGGTTTCAGCTGTGGAAGCAGCCGTGTTTCAGCTCATCAG GCTGGTCTGGGACCAGCAGCGTCCTCTGCCGGACCGCCGCTCCTACATGCTGAGTGTCCGCCACGCTCTGACCAGGAAACTGACCCGATCCAAGACCATGCAGTGGTGA
- the creb3l1 gene encoding cyclic AMP-responsive element-binding protein 3-like protein 1 isoform X3 yields the protein MMESILDSLAADRLYPVGGANLLDLEELSDGDFLTNVPFSGDQMDDFSSELFSSFFDDHLLERPLLADRPSPLHMDIDDSSPEFEWSFSQDLSAILVKQEEPDVGQRLDPQPLEGPPLILSPAPPHRGSPCKRKAPNQDSVKSVAIKDEPREIGQYLSLPSEDVLQLPPTPPSSNHGDSDGSLPPSSPHLPLPPSSPQPQQRPGGRASSSSSSSSTAISSSPLLTAPHKLQGSGPLLLTEEEKRTLVAEGYPVPNKLPLTKSEEKALKRVRRKIKNKISAQESRRKKKEYVECLEKKVDSYTSENSDLWIKVENLETANRSLLQQLQKIQSLVSGKVVSRSRKMASTQTGTCLMMVAVCFVLVLGSFSPLSFLTHTSSLSSSSSSSHPSSSPPLPSADLYTTSQVRSRSLLFYNEEEEEGLVTSDEGRLESDSHIQTSRHTADVQGSNHSTGPKSNRRETKPEGVSEFSDRA from the exons ATGATGGAGTCAATCCTCGACAGTCTGGCGGCTGACCGGCTGTACCCGGTCGGCGGGGCCAACCTGTTGGACCTGGAGGAGCTCAGCGACGGAGACTTCCTCACCAACGTG CCTTTCTCAGGTGACCAGATGGACGACTTCAGCAGTGAATTATTCAGCAGTTTTTTTGACGACCATCTATTAGAGAGGCCCCTGCTGGCAGACAGACCGTCACCTCTACACATGGACATCGACGACAGCAGCCCAG AATTTGAATGGAGCTTCAGCCAGGACCTTTCGGCCATCTTGGTGAAACAGGAGGAGCCTGATGTGGGTCAAAGGTTAGATCCTCAGCCTCTCGAAGGCCCGCCGCTCatattaagccccgcccccccacacagaGGGTCGCCATGCAAACGCAAG GCGCCGAACCAGGACAGCGTGAAGTCAGTCGCCATCAAAGATGAACCCAGAGAGATTGGACAGTACCTCAGCCTGCCcagcg AAGACGTCCTCCAGCTCCCGCCCACCCCTCCCAGCAGTAACCACGGCGACAGCGACggctccctccctccgtcctcGCCACACCTCCCTCTGCCGCCGTCTTCCCCTCAGCCGCAACAGAGGCCGGGGGgtcgagcctcctcctcctcttcctcctcctccaccgccatcTCTTCCTCACCTCTGCTCACCGCGCCACAC AAGCTGCAGGGTTCAGGCCCCCTCCTGCTgacggaggaagagaagaggacccTGGTGGCGGAGGGCTACCCGGTACCCAACAAACTTCCTCTCACCAAAAGCGAAGAGAAGGCGCTGAAGAGGGTCCGGCGGAAGATTAAAaacaag ATCTCAGCTCAGGAGAgccggaggaagaagaaagagtacGTGGAATGTCTGGAGAAAAA ggtggACAGCTACACGTCAGAAAACAGCGACCTGTGGATAAAAGTAGAAAACCTGGAGACCGCCAACAG GTCTCTCCTACAGCAGCTCCAGAAGATCCAGTCCCTGGTTTCAGGAAAAGTTGTGTCCCGTTCTCGTAAAATGGCCTCAACTCAAACGGGAACATGCCTCATG ATGGTGGCCGTGTGTTTCGTCCTGGTGCTGGGctccttctcccccctctccttcctcactcacacctcctctttgtcctcatcctcctcttcctcccacccttcctcctctcctcctcttccgtcaGCGGACCTCTACACCACCAGTCAGG TCCGTTCCCGCAGCCTGCTCTTCTacaacgaagaggaggaggagggtttagTGACGTCAGACGAGGGGCGGCTCGAGTCGGACAGCCACATCCAGACCAGCCGACACACAGCGGACGTTCAGGGCAGCAACCATTCAACTGGGCCCAAGTCCAACCGCAG agAAACAAAACCAGAAGGAGTCTCTGAGTTTTCTGACAGAGCTTGA
- the creb3l1 gene encoding cyclic AMP-responsive element-binding protein 3-like protein 1 isoform X2 yields MMESILDSLAADRLYPVGGANLLDLEELSDGDFLTNVPFSGDQMDDFSSELFSSFFDDHLLERPLLADRPSPLHMDIDDSSPDIQAEHSYSFSEDSAPQSPALSIKMDHESQFEWSFSQDLSAILVKQEEPDVGQRLDPQPLEGPPLILSPAPPHRGSPCKRKAPNQDSVKSVAIKDEPREIGQYLSLPSDVLQLPPTPPSSNHGDSDGSLPPSSPHLPLPPSSPQPQQRPGGRASSSSSSSSTAISSSPLLTAPHKLQGSGPLLLTEEEKRTLVAEGYPVPNKLPLTKSEEKALKRVRRKIKNKISAQESRRKKKEYVECLEKKVDSYTSENSDLWIKVENLETANRSLLQQLQKIQSLVSGKVVSRSRKMASTQTGTCLMMVAVCFVLVLGSFSPLSFLTHTSSLSSSSSSSHPSSSPPLPSADLYTTSQVRSRSLLFYNEEEEEGLVTSDEGRLESDSHIQTSRHTADVQGSNHSTGPKSNRRETKPEGVSEFSDRA; encoded by the exons ATGATGGAGTCAATCCTCGACAGTCTGGCGGCTGACCGGCTGTACCCGGTCGGCGGGGCCAACCTGTTGGACCTGGAGGAGCTCAGCGACGGAGACTTCCTCACCAACGTG CCTTTCTCAGGTGACCAGATGGACGACTTCAGCAGTGAATTATTCAGCAGTTTTTTTGACGACCATCTATTAGAGAGGCCCCTGCTGGCAGACAGACCGTCACCTCTACACATGGACATCGACGACAGCAGCCCAG ATATTCAAGCGGAGCACAGCTACTCTTTCAGCGAAGACTCCGCCCCCCAGAGCCCAGCCCTGTCAATCAAAATGGACCACGAGTCAC AATTTGAATGGAGCTTCAGCCAGGACCTTTCGGCCATCTTGGTGAAACAGGAGGAGCCTGATGTGGGTCAAAGGTTAGATCCTCAGCCTCTCGAAGGCCCGCCGCTCatattaagccccgcccccccacacagaGGGTCGCCATGCAAACGCAAG GCGCCGAACCAGGACAGCGTGAAGTCAGTCGCCATCAAAGATGAACCCAGAGAGATTGGACAGTACCTCAGCCTGCCcagcg ACGTCCTCCAGCTCCCGCCCACCCCTCCCAGCAGTAACCACGGCGACAGCGACggctccctccctccgtcctcGCCACACCTCCCTCTGCCGCCGTCTTCCCCTCAGCCGCAACAGAGGCCGGGGGgtcgagcctcctcctcctcttcctcctcctccaccgccatcTCTTCCTCACCTCTGCTCACCGCGCCACAC AAGCTGCAGGGTTCAGGCCCCCTCCTGCTgacggaggaagagaagaggacccTGGTGGCGGAGGGCTACCCGGTACCCAACAAACTTCCTCTCACCAAAAGCGAAGAGAAGGCGCTGAAGAGGGTCCGGCGGAAGATTAAAaacaag ATCTCAGCTCAGGAGAgccggaggaagaagaaagagtacGTGGAATGTCTGGAGAAAAA ggtggACAGCTACACGTCAGAAAACAGCGACCTGTGGATAAAAGTAGAAAACCTGGAGACCGCCAACAG GTCTCTCCTACAGCAGCTCCAGAAGATCCAGTCCCTGGTTTCAGGAAAAGTTGTGTCCCGTTCTCGTAAAATGGCCTCAACTCAAACGGGAACATGCCTCATG ATGGTGGCCGTGTGTTTCGTCCTGGTGCTGGGctccttctcccccctctccttcctcactcacacctcctctttgtcctcatcctcctcttcctcccacccttcctcctctcctcctcttccgtcaGCGGACCTCTACACCACCAGTCAGG TCCGTTCCCGCAGCCTGCTCTTCTacaacgaagaggaggaggagggtttagTGACGTCAGACGAGGGGCGGCTCGAGTCGGACAGCCACATCCAGACCAGCCGACACACAGCGGACGTTCAGGGCAGCAACCATTCAACTGGGCCCAAGTCCAACCGCAG agAAACAAAACCAGAAGGAGTCTCTGAGTTTTCTGACAGAGCTTGA
- the creb3l1 gene encoding cyclic AMP-responsive element-binding protein 3-like protein 1 isoform X1: MMESILDSLAADRLYPVGGANLLDLEELSDGDFLTNVPFSGDQMDDFSSELFSSFFDDHLLERPLLADRPSPLHMDIDDSSPDIQAEHSYSFSEDSAPQSPALSIKMDHESQFEWSFSQDLSAILVKQEEPDVGQRLDPQPLEGPPLILSPAPPHRGSPCKRKAPNQDSVKSVAIKDEPREIGQYLSLPSEDVLQLPPTPPSSNHGDSDGSLPPSSPHLPLPPSSPQPQQRPGGRASSSSSSSSTAISSSPLLTAPHKLQGSGPLLLTEEEKRTLVAEGYPVPNKLPLTKSEEKALKRVRRKIKNKISAQESRRKKKEYVECLEKKVDSYTSENSDLWIKVENLETANRSLLQQLQKIQSLVSGKVVSRSRKMASTQTGTCLMMVAVCFVLVLGSFSPLSFLTHTSSLSSSSSSSHPSSSPPLPSADLYTTSQVRSRSLLFYNEEEEEGLVTSDEGRLESDSHIQTSRHTADVQGSNHSTGPKSNRRETKPEGVSEFSDRA, translated from the exons ATGATGGAGTCAATCCTCGACAGTCTGGCGGCTGACCGGCTGTACCCGGTCGGCGGGGCCAACCTGTTGGACCTGGAGGAGCTCAGCGACGGAGACTTCCTCACCAACGTG CCTTTCTCAGGTGACCAGATGGACGACTTCAGCAGTGAATTATTCAGCAGTTTTTTTGACGACCATCTATTAGAGAGGCCCCTGCTGGCAGACAGACCGTCACCTCTACACATGGACATCGACGACAGCAGCCCAG ATATTCAAGCGGAGCACAGCTACTCTTTCAGCGAAGACTCCGCCCCCCAGAGCCCAGCCCTGTCAATCAAAATGGACCACGAGTCAC AATTTGAATGGAGCTTCAGCCAGGACCTTTCGGCCATCTTGGTGAAACAGGAGGAGCCTGATGTGGGTCAAAGGTTAGATCCTCAGCCTCTCGAAGGCCCGCCGCTCatattaagccccgcccccccacacagaGGGTCGCCATGCAAACGCAAG GCGCCGAACCAGGACAGCGTGAAGTCAGTCGCCATCAAAGATGAACCCAGAGAGATTGGACAGTACCTCAGCCTGCCcagcg AAGACGTCCTCCAGCTCCCGCCCACCCCTCCCAGCAGTAACCACGGCGACAGCGACggctccctccctccgtcctcGCCACACCTCCCTCTGCCGCCGTCTTCCCCTCAGCCGCAACAGAGGCCGGGGGgtcgagcctcctcctcctcttcctcctcctccaccgccatcTCTTCCTCACCTCTGCTCACCGCGCCACAC AAGCTGCAGGGTTCAGGCCCCCTCCTGCTgacggaggaagagaagaggacccTGGTGGCGGAGGGCTACCCGGTACCCAACAAACTTCCTCTCACCAAAAGCGAAGAGAAGGCGCTGAAGAGGGTCCGGCGGAAGATTAAAaacaag ATCTCAGCTCAGGAGAgccggaggaagaagaaagagtacGTGGAATGTCTGGAGAAAAA ggtggACAGCTACACGTCAGAAAACAGCGACCTGTGGATAAAAGTAGAAAACCTGGAGACCGCCAACAG GTCTCTCCTACAGCAGCTCCAGAAGATCCAGTCCCTGGTTTCAGGAAAAGTTGTGTCCCGTTCTCGTAAAATGGCCTCAACTCAAACGGGAACATGCCTCATG ATGGTGGCCGTGTGTTTCGTCCTGGTGCTGGGctccttctcccccctctccttcctcactcacacctcctctttgtcctcatcctcctcttcctcccacccttcctcctctcctcctcttccgtcaGCGGACCTCTACACCACCAGTCAGG TCCGTTCCCGCAGCCTGCTCTTCTacaacgaagaggaggaggagggtttagTGACGTCAGACGAGGGGCGGCTCGAGTCGGACAGCCACATCCAGACCAGCCGACACACAGCGGACGTTCAGGGCAGCAACCATTCAACTGGGCCCAAGTCCAACCGCAG agAAACAAAACCAGAAGGAGTCTCTGAGTTTTCTGACAGAGCTTGA